The Reichenbachiella carrageenanivorans region CTCTGCCGCCATTTTCCAGCACAAAATCCGCTAGGGTTTCCCCCACTTTCTGAGCAGCGTTGGTCGTAGAGCAGCAAGTTTTTTCGATAGTGGTCTGACCATCCAGACTAATAATGCCTCCAGAGAGGGACAGCACCTCGTTTTCGATAGTGGCTAATCCAAATACAGGAATACTGCAACCACCATCCATTTTCTTTAGAAATGCCCGTTCGGCCAGCAAACATTTTTCGCTTGGTTCGTGATTGACAGCCTTGCGGACGAGATCTTTTTTGCTCTGCTCGAGCGACTGGTTTACTTCGATAGCGATACTGCCCTGACCTACGGCAGGCACAAACTGTACAGGGTCAAATTCGTGCACGATCATATCGTCGAATGCCATACGATGAGCGCCAGCATAAGCCAGCCACAGGGCATCGCAAGCACCGTCTTTCATTTTTTGAATACGGGTTTGGAGATTACCTCTTACGGGCACTGTCTTGATGTGTGGGT contains the following coding sequences:
- the hemC gene encoding hydroxymethylbilane synthase, which codes for MSIKIGTRGSKLALWQAYHVQDLLKAHGAESEIVTIETKGDKVLDVTIAKIGSKGVFTEEIEEQLRDGRIDIAVHSAKDMQSTLPEGFELIAFGEREKSHDVLVSHQSIDLKQKNLVLGTSSTRRLAFLQKYYPHIKTVPVRGNLQTRIQKMKDGACDALWLAYAGAHRMAFDDMIVHEFDPVQFVPAVGQGSIAIEVNQSLEQSKKDLVRKAVNHEPSEKCLLAERAFLKKMDGGCSIPVFGLATIENEVLSLSGGIISLDGQTTIEKTCCSTTNAAQKVGETLADFVLENGGREILEDIRKQQAE